One stretch of Yersinia bercovieri ATCC 43970 DNA includes these proteins:
- a CDS encoding TcdA/TcdB catalytic glycosyltransferase domain-containing protein produces MDVRLSNPARDSVNKNDVVAALRKGINDFHHQYPELDSDDLLKANALSALATLQSGKKAVPNIIHFLWIGDLTKTHYEYIELWIKTNPEKTFNLWSDPSSSSCLDFHNTLKEHIKENKCDNPELSLLKLKNKAYHYIVNNITHDKNFNVVANSFLIKNKISKTINKKVFSGKGYNTYNNILLHDKDIPSLFTDEFEEYKKYYYYEVILRGNLTCASDIVRLILLYKFGGIYIDIDTLPYLDNIFLETNKLISSAKYSNDENLALAKSEGVLSKLNNDNKIADNIEHYINLIHDTPRNVKDQITNSIFNDLSTFSLKEIKPLGDVLVYENFLSLSSLVFLNGVYFNNIICSCAKSKALMIILMSIKKRYRYIEKNNALFNIKTNSKNNGYLARLLEYRYDEFRKTNFVTQSLTGPRLICEVLLALSYKVLELDDDISPLLIATFMQNDSFGIAFLKQNMDTPLGLTSTLENSKNDILGISALILSYNEENTISTAIDSVIDLVDEIVVVDTGSTDNTVEKVLGYTSKVVLYKTSWNDDFSEIRNYGISVTQNPWCIVLDADEYIDEVCRPIFKDEFYKIINEDSDRLYAPFIDNLNGTYLTNNARIFKKRPSLKYRGKVHEYLDADNDFLIAIPQIKINHTGYLSEVYHDKNKHGRNKNILSKQIFLEPENPRWKYFMLRYLACDDAEHSSILDFFGSLPLPYEPSIEVYALNVKIMLIKKLMRESKYHDARCHAQVLFEHYTDKITALLYASCKYFEARNNFMLIINEVETIYSSLESKIDDEYIFEKTDDEITKKMMKDIFLYKNIE; encoded by the coding sequence ATGGACGTAAGACTGAGTAATCCCGCACGTGATAGTGTTAATAAAAATGATGTGGTCGCGGCCCTACGAAAAGGGATTAATGATTTCCATCATCAATACCCTGAGCTGGATAGCGATGACCTGCTAAAAGCTAATGCACTAAGTGCATTAGCCACATTACAGTCCGGAAAAAAGGCCGTACCCAACATCATTCATTTCCTATGGATTGGTGACTTAACAAAAACACATTATGAATATATTGAATTATGGATAAAAACAAATCCAGAAAAAACATTTAATCTATGGAGTGATCCATCCAGTTCTTCCTGCTTAGATTTCCACAACACACTTAAAGAACACATAAAAGAAAATAAATGTGACAATCCAGAGCTAAGTCTATTAAAATTAAAAAATAAAGCCTATCATTATATAGTCAATAATATAACCCATGATAAAAATTTTAATGTTGTTGCCAATTCATTCTTAATCAAAAATAAAATATCAAAAACAATCAATAAAAAGGTCTTTTCAGGAAAAGGTTATAACACCTATAATAATATTCTATTACATGACAAAGATATCCCTTCGCTATTTACTGATGAATTTGAAGAGTACAAGAAGTATTATTACTATGAAGTAATACTGCGAGGAAATCTCACCTGTGCCAGTGACATTGTTAGATTAATATTACTCTATAAATTTGGTGGTATTTATATTGATATTGACACATTACCTTACTTAGATAATATTTTTTTGGAGACTAATAAGTTAATCTCATCAGCTAAATACTCAAATGATGAAAATCTAGCATTGGCAAAGTCTGAAGGCGTTTTAAGCAAGCTAAATAATGATAATAAAATCGCCGACAATATAGAACATTACATCAATCTTATCCATGATACTCCTCGTAATGTCAAAGATCAGATAACTAATAGCATATTTAATGACTTATCAACATTTTCATTAAAAGAAATAAAGCCGTTAGGGGATGTGTTAGTTTATGAAAACTTCCTTTCATTAAGTTCTCTTGTTTTTTTAAATGGTGTGTATTTTAATAACATCATCTGTTCTTGTGCAAAATCAAAAGCATTAATGATAATTTTGATGTCTATAAAGAAGAGATATAGATACATTGAAAAAAATAATGCATTATTTAATATAAAAACAAACAGCAAGAACAATGGTTATCTTGCCAGGCTTCTTGAGTACAGATATGACGAGTTTAGAAAAACTAATTTTGTAACACAATCGCTTACTGGCCCACGGCTAATTTGCGAGGTATTACTGGCATTATCATATAAAGTATTGGAATTAGATGATGATATCTCGCCGTTATTAATTGCTACTTTTATGCAGAATGACAGTTTTGGTATAGCCTTTTTAAAACAAAATATGGACACCCCTCTAGGGTTAACATCCACATTGGAAAATTCAAAAAATGATATATTAGGGATCAGCGCATTAATACTCTCTTACAATGAAGAGAATACGATATCGACTGCCATTGACTCAGTTATAGACTTGGTCGATGAAATAGTCGTAGTTGATACAGGATCTACTGACAATACAGTTGAAAAAGTATTAGGTTATACTTCCAAGGTTGTATTATATAAGACATCGTGGAATGACGACTTCTCTGAAATAAGAAACTATGGTATTTCTGTTACTCAAAACCCGTGGTGTATCGTCCTCGATGCGGATGAGTATATTGATGAGGTTTGCAGGCCTATATTTAAAGATGAGTTCTATAAGATAATTAATGAAGATAGTGATCGTTTATATGCCCCGTTCATCGATAATTTGAATGGGACGTATTTAACTAACAATGCCAGAATTTTCAAAAAGCGACCATCCTTAAAATATAGAGGTAAAGTTCATGAATATCTGGATGCAGACAATGATTTTTTAATTGCTATCCCTCAGATAAAAATAAACCACACCGGCTACCTTAGCGAGGTCTATCATGATAAAAATAAACATGGTAGAAATAAAAATATATTATCAAAACAAATTTTCTTAGAGCCTGAAAACCCACGATGGAAATATTTTATGCTGCGTTATTTGGCGTGTGATGATGCTGAGCACAGCAGTATTCTTGATTTCTTTGGTTCATTACCTCTCCCTTATGAACCATCCATTGAAGTTTACGCATTAAATGTAAAAATAATGCTAATTAAAAAACTCATGCGTGAGAGTAAATATCATGATGCACGCTGTCATGCTCAGGTTTTATTTGAACACTACACCGATAAAATCACCGCATTATTGTATGCATCATGCAAATATTTTGAAGCCAGGAATAACTTCATGCTTATAATTAATGAAGTTGAGACTATTTACTCTTCATTAGAGAGCAAAATAGATGATGAATACATTTTCGAAAAAACAGATGATGAAATAACAAAAAAGATGATGAAAGATATTTTCCTCTATAAAAATATCGAATAA